A section of the Pedobacter sp. HDW13 genome encodes:
- a CDS encoding SusC/RagA family TonB-linked outer membrane protein translates to MKINTGWMKNIHQYHSKLIIMMVFIAVSMFSIMNNAYAQSDKKILFEADGITLKKAFESVEKLSGNTIAYNNTQLNDQKKVYVSRGQRSVGEVMDLLLKGLPFSYKISGNNIVITAKNMSTGKLAGIVVDEANVAIPAVTIRVVELNLSVQTNNNGEFNLNVTPGIYTVEARFISYEIARKQLIKVSNGLTTKINFTLKSADNSLNEVVVTALGIKREERALGYANTTVKGEALTNAISGNWLDALSGKVAGLNLIRSNGGPTGSIKVVLRGESDLSGSSEALIVVDGVAISGGSGRSTAIAGESVYGTSSDNMPADYGSGLNDINPEDIESVSILKGPGAAALYGERGRNGAILITTKSGNPKRKGLGITVNSNASFESMNRSPDLQYEYGQGLAGADYYSYGAGADGASTSGTSSAYGPRFNGQMFYQYDPATQKVGTERTPWVPYVNGVNDFFKTGQTYTNSISVDGGTDKTTARFSFTNVDNKWITPNTGYGRNSVALSVNSKVNDKLTISSKINYTNKFSDNLPGAGYGNQSLMYWYIFWQPNADPNGLRDYWKTGQEGRAIQYPFSSFPENPYAISYEFINKSIRNGMTGNVQAAYSFTKELSLQVRTSLDFSYEQREQDRPYDAGTKLPKGSYRTQNIYSQEASTDFLLRYNKKVTKDFELTATAGGSMLKNKYIRDEIRADSLIYPGLYSFSNAAGPLVTLPLRNKYATNSFYGLLSLTYKNYLYLDLTGRKDWSSILATPSRTDNVGFFYPSASLSFILSEVVKLPKVINYAKLRASYSQVGGTTNTPYITSYTYPSAAGGLYTGGALQNPTILPNPDLLPLTTSTYEVGADIRLFKNRLNFDFAMYAGNSKNQILYRILDRSTGYNQMVINAGRVDNRGIELAVNGTIIKGKDFSWNANFTYAANRNKIVDINGDSSVVLRTGPVAGGQVVAKVGGSMGDLYGRGFVRSPDGQIVYDATTGTAKITDDVVYLGNTSPKFKTSFGSEFRYKQFRLNVLFDAQVGAVAHSLTNYKLVEQGKTTNTLPGRYNGIIGTGVVQNTNGTYRPNDVVAYDVDAYYRAQMGADNAEGSTFSTDFLKFREARLDYTLTPKLTRKLGLQRASVGVYGRDLFIWSPWPIFDPEFGTLSGTDIVQGFETAQFPSTRTFGVTLTVGF, encoded by the coding sequence ATGAAAATTAATACCGGGTGGATGAAAAACATCCATCAGTATCACTCAAAACTGATCATAATGATGGTATTCATTGCCGTTAGTATGTTCTCGATTATGAATAATGCATATGCTCAATCGGATAAGAAAATTTTATTCGAAGCAGATGGAATTACACTGAAAAAAGCTTTTGAAAGTGTAGAGAAGCTTAGCGGAAATACTATTGCTTACAACAATACCCAGTTAAACGATCAGAAAAAGGTTTATGTTTCGCGCGGGCAGCGTTCGGTAGGCGAAGTGATGGACCTGCTTTTAAAGGGATTGCCTTTTAGCTATAAAATAAGCGGTAATAATATTGTAATTACGGCAAAGAACATGAGCACAGGCAAGCTTGCTGGTATTGTTGTAGACGAAGCCAATGTGGCTATACCCGCAGTAACCATAAGGGTTGTAGAGCTAAATTTGTCGGTGCAAACCAATAATAATGGCGAGTTTAACCTCAATGTAACGCCAGGAATTTATACTGTTGAAGCCCGGTTTATTTCGTATGAAATTGCGCGGAAACAATTGATAAAAGTAAGCAATGGATTAACTACAAAAATAAATTTTACGCTTAAATCGGCAGATAATTCGCTTAATGAGGTTGTGGTTACTGCTTTAGGGATTAAACGTGAAGAAAGAGCATTGGGGTACGCCAATACAACCGTTAAAGGCGAAGCGTTAACGAATGCCATTTCGGGTAACTGGTTGGATGCCCTTTCGGGAAAAGTAGCCGGTCTAAATTTAATACGCTCAAATGGAGGTCCTACAGGATCAATTAAGGTAGTTTTACGTGGCGAGAGCGATTTAAGTGGAAGTAGTGAAGCGTTAATCGTAGTTGATGGAGTTGCAATTAGCGGTGGTAGTGGTCGTTCTACGGCAATTGCTGGCGAATCTGTGTACGGAACAAGCAGCGATAATATGCCTGCCGATTACGGTAGTGGTTTAAATGATATTAATCCGGAGGATATAGAATCGGTTTCAATTTTAAAAGGGCCGGGTGCAGCTGCACTTTATGGCGAACGTGGTAGAAATGGTGCTATTTTGATTACCACAAAATCTGGTAATCCAAAACGTAAAGGATTGGGAATTACTGTTAATTCGAATGCTTCTTTCGAGAGCATGAACCGCTCTCCAGATTTACAATATGAATACGGACAGGGTTTAGCCGGTGCCGATTATTATTCGTATGGTGCTGGTGCAGACGGAGCAAGTACGAGTGGTACGAGTTCGGCATATGGACCAAGGTTTAATGGTCAAATGTTTTACCAATACGATCCGGCTACCCAAAAAGTGGGTACCGAAAGAACTCCATGGGTTCCGTATGTAAACGGAGTAAACGATTTTTTTAAAACCGGCCAAACATATACCAATTCGATAAGTGTGGATGGTGGTACCGATAAAACTACGGCCCGTTTCTCATTTACCAATGTAGATAATAAATGGATTACACCAAATACAGGTTACGGACGTAATTCGGTAGCTTTATCGGTTAATTCGAAAGTAAACGATAAGTTAACTATTTCATCTAAAATTAACTATACCAACAAGTTTAGCGATAACTTACCCGGTGCAGGTTATGGCAACCAATCGTTAATGTACTGGTACATTTTCTGGCAACCAAATGCTGATCCAAATGGATTAAGAGATTATTGGAAAACTGGTCAGGAAGGTAGAGCAATTCAATATCCATTTAGTTCATTTCCTGAAAACCCATATGCTATTTCGTACGAATTTATAAATAAATCGATACGAAACGGAATGACTGGAAATGTGCAGGCTGCCTATAGTTTTACTAAGGAATTAAGCTTACAAGTGAGAACATCGCTCGATTTTAGTTACGAGCAACGTGAACAAGATCGTCCGTATGATGCAGGTACTAAATTACCAAAAGGATCATACCGTACGCAAAATATTTATTCGCAGGAAGCCAGTACCGATTTCTTATTAAGATATAACAAAAAAGTAACAAAGGATTTCGAATTAACCGCGACAGCAGGTGGTAGCATGCTTAAGAATAAATACATTAGAGATGAAATCAGAGCCGATTCGTTAATCTATCCAGGCTTGTATTCTTTTTCGAATGCAGCAGGCCCATTGGTAACCTTACCGCTTCGGAATAAATATGCTACCAATAGTTTTTATGGTTTGCTTTCATTAACCTATAAAAATTACCTGTATTTAGATTTAACGGGTAGAAAGGATTGGTCTAGTATTTTGGCAACACCTTCAAGAACAGACAATGTTGGATTCTTTTATCCATCAGCAAGTTTAAGTTTTATTTTATCTGAAGTAGTTAAGTTACCCAAAGTTATTAATTATGCCAAGCTAAGGGCTTCGTATTCGCAAGTAGGTGGTACCACAAATACACCTTACATCACTTCTTATACTTATCCGTCAGCTGCTGGTGGTTTGTATACGGGTGGTGCATTGCAAAACCCAACCATATTACCTAATCCGGATTTGTTACCATTAACCACCAGTACTTACGAGGTGGGTGCCGATATACGTTTGTTTAAGAATCGATTGAATTTTGATTTTGCTATGTATGCTGGTAATTCAAAAAATCAAATTTTATACCGTATTCTGGATCGTTCAACAGGTTATAATCAAATGGTTATCAATGCGGGTCGTGTAGATAACAGAGGTATTGAGCTTGCGGTTAACGGAACGATAATAAAAGGAAAAGATTTTAGCTGGAACGCGAATTTTACCTATGCTGCCAATAGAAATAAGATTGTCGATATAAATGGCGATAGCTCAGTAGTATTAAGAACCGGACCTGTTGCCGGTGGACAGGTTGTAGCGAAGGTTGGCGGTAGCATGGGCGATTTATATGGTCGTGGATTTGTACGTTCTCCTGATGGACAAATTGTGTACGATGCAACTACCGGAACTGCAAAAATTACCGACGATGTTGTTTATTTAGGAAATACATCACCAAAATTTAAAACAAGTTTTGGATCAGAGTTTAGGTACAAACAATTTCGCTTAAACGTATTGTTCGATGCACAGGTTGGTGCAGTAGCACACTCTTTAACCAACTACAAATTAGTGGAGCAAGGAAAAACAACCAATACACTTCCGGGAAGATACAATGGTATAATTGGTACTGGTGTTGTTCAAAATACTAACGGAACATATCGCCCGAATGATGTAGTTGCCTATGATGTTGATGCCTATTACAGGGCGCAAATGGGAGCAGATAACGCTGAAGGAAGTACGTTTAGTACCGATTTCTTAAAATTCAGAGAGGCCCGTTTAGATTATACTTTAACACCTAAATTAACCAGAAAATTAGGTTTACAAAGAGCTTCAGTTGGTGTATACGGTCGTGATTTATTTATCTGGTCGCCATGGCCAATTTTCGATCCGGAGTTTGGTACGCTTTCAGGAACTGATATTGTACAAGGTTTTGAAACAGCACAATTTCCATCAACCAGAACATTTGGGGTAACATTAACGGTTGGTTTTTAA
- a CDS encoding FecR family protein: MDEHYYKLIEDYSKKTIRSEDLTDLLIWVDSNQQNQQLFRETLQAFETADQFLNKPANQHKSWAAIQQHTAKNTSVQAAVISKLNYRRYISIAAAIVILMLPVIYFNVNRSKPVVSIAYHQIYNPKGQKRLVTMPDGSNIYLNGDSKIRYAQNFNTGKRIVYLEGEAFFDVQHRDKQPFVVYIGKVSTTVLGTSFNINAYTSAKTISITVQTGKVGVIVKNKGKADPVKFLLPNEQLNIIKESGVATREVVNAVDFDSWREYKLFFYDKPLSEIADVIAREYDVEVEIKSKSLKAMKLTAKFNKSAVNQVMEVIAKLSGSKYKIYENKVIIYEQ; the protein is encoded by the coding sequence CAAGAAAACTATCCGAAGCGAAGATCTTACCGATTTATTGATCTGGGTTGACAGCAATCAGCAAAACCAACAACTTTTTAGGGAAACCCTTCAGGCTTTCGAAACAGCAGATCAATTTTTGAACAAGCCGGCAAATCAACATAAAAGCTGGGCAGCCATTCAGCAGCACACGGCAAAAAATACGTCTGTTCAGGCCGCAGTGATTAGCAAGCTAAACTACCGCAGGTACATCAGCATTGCCGCTGCAATTGTTATTTTAATGTTGCCAGTCATCTATTTTAATGTAAACCGTTCAAAACCTGTTGTTAGTATTGCCTACCATCAAATTTATAATCCAAAAGGCCAGAAAAGACTAGTAACCATGCCCGATGGATCGAATATTTACCTGAATGGGGATAGTAAAATCCGTTATGCCCAAAACTTTAATACAGGTAAAAGAATAGTTTACCTGGAAGGTGAAGCTTTTTTTGATGTGCAGCATCGGGATAAACAGCCATTTGTGGTTTATATCGGAAAGGTTAGTACGACCGTTTTAGGTACCTCATTTAACATTAACGCCTATACATCTGCCAAAACCATCAGCATTACTGTACAAACCGGTAAGGTAGGCGTAATTGTTAAAAATAAAGGCAAAGCAGATCCGGTTAAATTTCTTTTACCTAACGAACAGCTAAACATTATAAAAGAAAGTGGGGTGGCCACAAGAGAGGTGGTAAATGCAGTTGATTTTGACAGCTGGCGGGAGTATAAGCTGTTTTTTTATGATAAACCGCTTAGCGAGATTGCCGATGTCATAGCGCGCGAGTATGATGTGGAAGTGGAAATTAAAAGCAAAAGCTTAAAAGCAATGAAACTTACCGCAAAATTTAACAAGAGTGCCGTAAACCAGGTTATGGAAGTTATTGCCAAACTATCTGGTTCAAAATATAAAATCTATGAAAACAAGGTAATTATTTATGAACAATAA